From one Gossypium hirsutum isolate 1008001.06 chromosome D08, Gossypium_hirsutum_v2.1, whole genome shotgun sequence genomic stretch:
- the LOC121220316 gene encoding uncharacterized protein, giving the protein MASDAIGPHELSNANDVSLELPKGPITRARAKKFKDTISALVDRRARPFVDDPFEPSEEESDQALDQNKRRRGQRNRGPRDRGQVDGDLKGIKLSIPPFHGKSDPEAYLEWERKIEVIFECHNYSESKKVKLAAIEFSDYAMVWWDQLTTSRRRNGERPISSWIEMKAVMRKRFIPSYYYRELYQKLQNLTQGNRSVEDYFKEMEIAMIRANVDEDREATMARFLAGLNRDIANVVELQHYVEVVDMVHVAIKVEKQLKRKGTSRTFPSTNNFQRWNQGTGKKDFSNRTKDHPLSSKVSKPVGETSKGKEVVMPNRSREIKCFKCLGRGHIASQCPNRTNMILRANGEIESEEDDDEIPDEAAEEEDELEYAVDGEILVIKRSLSLQSVENEQQRENIFHTRCHVQGKVCSLIVDGGSCTNVASTLMVEKLGLPTTKHPQPYKLQWLNDGGELKVTKQVLVPFTIGKYSDKVLYDVVPMHAGHMLLGRPWQFDRKATHDGFTNRYTFKFEGKNVTLVPMTPRQEFEDVFPEDIPNGLPPIRGIEHQIDFIPGASIPNRPAYRTNPEETKELQKQVNELMEKGYIRESLSPCAVPILLVPKKDGTWRMCVDCRAVNKITIKYRHPIPRLDDMLDELSGARIFSKIDLKSEYHQIRMREGDEWKTAFKTKHGLYEWLVMPFGLTNAPSTFMRLINHVLRSFIEKFCVVYFDDILIYSNSLEDHLLHLKSVLDVLRKESLFANLKKCTFYTNKVIFLGFVASSEGLEVDQEKVKAIQEWPRPTSISQVRSFHGLASFYRRFVPNFSTLAAPLTSVIKKSSAFYWNEEQEKSFIALKSCLTNAPLLVLPDFAKMEVVRLHGIPKTIVSDRDAKFLSHFWRSLWGKLGTKPLFSTTCHPQTDGQTEVVNRVLSTLLRAIIRKNLKAWEECLPHVEFAYNRSVHSATKHSPFEVVYGFNPLTPLDLLPLPRDQLVHTDAKRKADYVKQLHQKVRTNIEVQTEQYMRAANKGRKQIVFEPGGWVWVHMRKERFPAQRTSKLLPRGDGPFQVLERINENSYKLDLPGDYNFSASFNVADLSPFDAGSDLGTNRLEEGGNDAIGPHELSNANDVSLELPKGPITRARAKKFKDTISALVDRVWGESMASLLENSWTSKMSKPCTLLQALPA; this is encoded by the exons cgAGCAAGACCTTTTGTGGATGATCCCTTCGAGCCAAGCGAGGAGGAAAGTGACCAAGCATTGGATCAAAACAAAAGACGACGAGGTCAAAGGAATAGGGGTCCTAGAGATCGAGGCCAAGTTGATGGTGATTTAAAAGGTATTAAACTATCCATTCCTCCCTTTCATGGGAAATCTGATCCGGAAGCCTATCTAGAATGGGAGAGAAAAATAGAGGTGATCTTCGAGTGTCACAACTACTCGGAGAGCAAAAAGGTGAAATTGGCGGCAATCGAGTTCTCCGATTACGCAATGGTATGGTGGGATCAACTGACAACGAGTCGAAGAAGGAACGGGGAGCGGCCAATCTCATCTTGGATCGAAATGAAAGCCGTAATGCGTAAGCGATTTATACCCTCTTACTATTATCGTGAACTTTATCAAAAATTGCAGAATCTTACGCAAGGAAATCGAAGTGTGGAGGACTACTTCAAAGAAATGGAAATTGCCATGATTCGAGCAAACGTGGATGAAGATCGTGAAGCAACCATGGCTCGATTCTTAGCCGGCCTTAATCGTGACATAGCTAACGTGGTGGAACTTCAACACTATGtcgaagttgttgatatggtaCATGTTGCCATCAAAGTCGAAAAacaattgaagagaaaaggaaCTAGCCGAACCTTTCCTAGCACTAACAATTTTCAAAGGTGGAACCAAGGCACGGGTAAGAAAGACTTCTCTAATCGCACTAAAGATCACCCTTTGTCTTCTAAGGTGAGCAAACCCGTTGGTGAAACAAGCAAAGGTAAAGAAGTTGTCATGCCGAATCGATCACGAGAAATAAAGTGTTTCAAGTGTTTAGGGAGGGGCCATATTGCAAGTCAATGCCCTAACCGAACTAACATGATATTGCGGGCTAATGGAGAGATCGAATCGGAGGAAGACGATGATGAAATCCCCGATGAAGCCGCCGAAGAAGAAGACGAACTTGAATATGCTGTTGATGGCGAAATCCTCGTCATTAAACGAAGTCTTAGTCTTCAAAGCGTTGAAAACGAACAGCAAAGGGAGAACATTTTCCATACACGTTGCCATGTCCAAGGCAAGGTGTGCAGCTTGATCGTTGATGGCgggagttgtacaaatgtggccaGTACCTTAATGGTTGAAAAACTCGGCTTGCCAACAACTAAGCACCCTCAACcttacaaacttcaatggcttaATGATGGAGGGGAGTTGAAGGTAACTAAGCAAGTTTTGGTGCCGTTCACTATCGGAAAATATTCCGACAAAGTTTTATACGACGTAGTACCTATGCATGCTGGTCATATGTTATTGGGTCGTCCATGGCAATTCGACCGTAAAGCTACTCATGATGGTTTTACAAACCGCTACACTTTCAAGTTTGAAGGCAAGAATGTCACCTTAGTCCCGATGACACCGAGGCAG GAATTTGAGGACGTGTTTCCGGAAGACATTCCTAATGGGTTACCGCCCATTCGAggaatagaacatcaaattgatttCATTCCCGGAGCCTCCATTCCCAATCGACCAGCTTATCGTACAAATCCCGAAGAGACCAAAGAATTGCAAAAACAAGTCAATGAACTTATGGAGAAGGGATATATACGAGAAAGTCTTAGTCCTTGCGCCGTACCGATTTTATTGGTGCCAAAAAAGGATGGAACATGGCGTATGTGCGTAGATTGTCGCGCGGTAAATAAGATCACTATTAAGTATCGACATCCGATACCGCGACTCGATGATATGTTGGATGAATTGAGTGGTGCTcgaatattttctaaaattgatcTAAAGAGCGAATACCACCAAATTCGGATGCGTGAGGGGGACGAGTGGAAAACCGCTTTTAAGACGAAACATGGACTCTACGAGTGGTTGGTTATGCCATTCGGGCTTACCAATGCGCCTAGCACTTTCATGCGGTTGATAAACCATGTTCTTCGTTCTTTTATCGAAAAATTTTGCGTTGTCTATTTTGATGATATACTTATCTATAGCAATTCCTTAGAAGATCATTTGTtgcatttaaaatctgttttggatGTGCTTAGAAAAGAATCCTTGTTTGCTAATCTTAAGAAATGTACTTTTTATACTAACAAGGTTATTTTCTTAGGATTCGTGGCCAGCTCGGAAGGATTGGAGGTTGATCAAGAAAAGGTGAAAGCCATTCAAGAATGGCCTAGACCCACGAGCATTAGCCAAGTGAGGAGCTTCCACGGATTGGCAAGCTTCTATCGACGATTTGTTCCAAATTTTAGCACCTTGGCAGCACCTTTAACTAGTGTGATCAAGAAGTCTTCTGCCTTCTATTGGaatgaggaacaagaaaaatctttCATTGCTCTTAAATCTTGCTTAACTAATGCTCCCTTACTTGtgttacctgattttgctaaaat GGAGGTTGTACGACTTCACGGAATTCCAAAAACCATCGTATCCGATCGAGACGCAAAGTtcctaagtcatttttggaggtCTCTATGGGGAAAGCTAGGAACGAAACCGTTGTTTTCAACAACCTGTCATCCCCAAACGGATGGACAAACGGAGGTTGTGAATCGCGTGCTATCAACCTTATTACGAGCAATTATTCGAAAGAATCTCAAAGCGTGGGAGGAATGTTTACCGCATgtggaattcgcttacaatagATCCGTCCATTCTGCTACTAAACATTCACCATTTGAGGTTGTGTATGGATTCAATCCTCTAACTCCATTAGATTTGCTTCCTTTGCCCCGTGATCAGCTTGTTCATACCGATGCAAAACGAAAAGCCGATTATGTAAAGCAACTTCATCAAAAGGTGAGAACCAACATTGAAGTGCAAACCGAACAATATATGCGAGCTGCAAACAAAGGAAGGAAGCAAATAGTGTTTGAACCCGGAggttgggtttgggttcacatgaggAAGGAAAGGTTCCCGGCCCAACGAACGTCAAAGCTGTTGCCAAGAGGAGACGGACCCTTTCAAGTGTTGGAACGAATTAATGAGAACTCTTACAAGCTTGATCTCCCAGGTGATTACAATTTTAGCGCAAGCTTTAATGTGGCTGATTTATCTCCCTTTGATGCAGGTagcgatttggggacaaatcgcctcgaagagggagggaatgatgcaATCGGGCCCCATGAGTTATCAAATGCGAATGATGTTTCCctcgagctgcctaaaggacctattaCCAGAGCTAGGGCTAAGAAGTTTAAAGACACAATTTCAGCTTTGGTTGATCGGGTTTGGGGTGAATCCATGGCCAGTCTACTTGAAAACTCATGGACCAGCAAGATGAGCAAACCGTGCACTTTACTTCAAGCTCTTCCAGCTTAA